The region AACCTCCGCCCTCAACGAAGTCTCCCAAAACGCCTCCCAGCTCTCTGACAGAGCCCGAAAGCTGAACGAACTTCTCGACGAGTTTGAGGTCGGGTCTGACACAAGTGGCGTAGACGAAACGGGCGAGGATACACAGAAAAAGGTTACCGACTCAGAGCCTCCGGGTACACCCGACTCCGGGGTCTCAGCAGACGGAAGAGGAGACGACTGATTACCGTAGCCTAGGCTCTGACTCTTCGGGGTCGGTCTCCGAACCCACCGAGGCTGTCGACTGTTTTTCTCGTGATTCGTCGGTCTCAGAACCGACATCTGACCGAGACCTCTCGACGTCGGCGTAGCTCCTTATCGCCCTCAGGAAGTCTATCTTCCGGAACGCAGGCCAGTAAGGGTCACAGAAGTAGACAGCCGACTCGTTTCCCTTCGCCTGCCACGGCAGGAAGTTCGAGAGACGCTCCTCGCCTCCTGTCCTTATCATGAGATCTACGTCGTTCGACCTCGGTGTGTAGACGTACTCCGAAACCTTCTCGGTGTCTATCTCGTCGGGTTCGAGGTCTCCGTCTTCCACCTCTCTGAGAACCTCGCGCGAAGCCCTGAGTAGCTCGTCACGCCCTCCGTATCCGACAGCGATGTTGAGATGGAACTCGTCGTACTCGCTCGTCTTCTCCTCCGCCTCTCTTATAGCGTCTTCGACCCTGTCGGGTAGACGTCCGAGGTCACCCACGGCTCGGATACGTATCCTGTTCGAATGTATACGGTCGTCGTCGGCGAGTTCGAGGAACTTCTCCTCCATGAGACTGAAGAGCGAGTCGAGTTCGTTGTCGGGACGTCTGAAGTTCTCGGTGGAGAATGTATAGAGTGTGACCTCCTTCACGCCGATTTCGGAAGCCCAGTCGAGTAGCTCCTCTGCCTTCTCGGCTCCGTGTTTGTGACCTTCCTCGGGACTTTCGCCCTTCTCCCTCGCAAAACGCCTGTTTCCGTCCTGTATCACGGCTATGTGCTCGGGAACTCTACCGTAGTCTATCTGGTGTCTCAGAAACCACTCGTAGACCGTGTTAGCGACCTTCCTCATCATCGGCATCAGTACCGCTTCTGTCTAAGAAAGCTCGTCTTATTAATTCACGGGAATAGAACAAATACGGACGAGTTCGAATCCTTCCTGAGAGTTACACGGGCCGGGAGGGATTCGAACCCTCGGTCATCTGGTTAAGAGCCAGACGCTTTAACCGGACTAAGCTACCGGCCCACTGCGTTTCTAACTTTGACGGGGTATTCTTTATAGGTTGTGATTCGACTCCACGTCTGCATGGAAAGCTTCTTACGTCGGTATTTCAAATCTGTTATGCATGCCAGAACTGGAAAGGAGACCTCCTGTTAAACACGAGGCTGTTGCAGTCCTTAAGATCCTCGGTCTCAAGGGCGGCGTCGACAGGGAGGTCAAGACTTCGTGTAGTAATCTCGGCGAGAAGATCGGGACTAGCGACCAGACGGTTTCGCGTCGTCTCCAGTCTCTCGAAAGCTCCGACCTCATAGACCGCGAGATGGCAGCCGACGGTCAGTGGATAAAGCTTACCGAGGAGGGCGAGAGAGTCCTGAGGAACGAGTACGAGGAGTACAGGAGAATATTCGAGGGTGCGACCCGGGTCGATCTCAAGGGCGAGGTCGTGAGCGGAATGGGTGAGGGCGAGTACTACATCTCACTCGACGGCTACCAGAGACAGTTTCAGGAGAAGCTAGGATACGAGCCCTTCCACGGTACTCTCAACGTAGAGCTCGACGACGACAGCGTGAGAGCGAGGTCAGCGGTCAACAACGCCGACGGCGTCGTAATAGAGGAGTGGGAGAACGACGAAAGAACCTTCGGTGCCCTGACGTGTTACGAGGCTGAGATCGGCGGCGTCGACGGACATCTCGTGAAGCCACACAGGTCACATTACCCAGAGGACATGGCGGAGGTCATCGCTCCCATGAAGCTGAGGGACGAACTCGGACTCGAAGACGGCGACGAGGTTACTCTGGAGGTGAAGCTGAGATGATCTCCAAGGCAGTCGACGACCTGAGGGAGGGAAAGCCCGTCTTGGTCTACGACTTCGACGACAGGGAGGCTGAGACAGACATAGTCTACGCCGCCGAGAAGGTCGATCACGACGACATAGCCCGTCTCAGAAACGACGCGGGTGGTCTGATCTGTACGGCTATACATCCCGAAGCCGCTGAGAGACTCGGTCTTCCGTTCATAGCCGACGTCCTCGAAGACAACCCGCTAGTCGAGGAGGCGGGCGACCTCGGGTACGACAGCCGTTCGTCGTTCTCTCTCTGGGTCAACCACAAGTCGAACTACACCGGAATTACCGACAAAGACCGCGCGAAGACTGCGCGTAAGCTCTCGGAAGCCGTCGGGTCTTCGGTCTCGGAGTCGGCGTCTGTGTCGGAGGAGAGTCCGAGTATCGAGGAGGAGTTCCGCACGCCGGGACATATGGCTGTTCTCCGCGCCGACGAGGATCTCTTGGAAGGCAGACAGGGACAGACAGAGATGAGTGTGAAGCTCGTCGACGAGGCGGGTCTGACACCCGCGGCGGTAATCTGTGAGATGCTCGACGACGAGACGGGTGAGGCTCTCTCGAAGGAGGACGCGAAGAGATACGCAGACGAGAACGGTCTCACTTTCGTCGAGGGAAGACAGTTAGTCGAGGTCGCCGACGCCGAGTCTTAGTCTTAGTCGTAGTCGAGTGGTTGATCTGAGTCCTGGTTTCTATTCTGTTTCACTCACAGCCCTGCGACGTCCTCGATAGCGTCGGTGAGCTTCTTGATCGAGTCGACGTCGTGCTCACCCATATGTCCGATCCTGAAGGTCTTCTCGCCGAGGGTCGACCCATAGCCGTTCGAGAACACCATGTCGTACTTCTCGGAGACCTCCTCGATAGTCGCGGCGACGTCGATCCCGTATGTGTTCTCGATACAGCCGACTGTCTGTGACTCGTATCCCTCCTCGGGGAAGATCTCGAAGTGGTCGCGTGCCCAGTCGCGTGTGTACTCAGCCATCTCGCGGTGTCTCTCGTCGCGTGCCTCGTGTCCCTCTTCGAGCATGTGCTTCATCTGTTTCCGGTAGGCGAGCATCACGGGGATCGCGGGCGTCGAGTGGGTCTGACCCTTCCTGTCGTAGTAGTCGAGCGACCTCTGGAAGCCGCCGTACCACGACGCCGAGTCCTTCTCGACCTCACGTTCGTATGCTTCGTCGTTGACGACACAGACACCGAGTCCGGGGGGCATAGCGAACGCCTTCTGGACAGAAGTGAATATGACGTCGATTCCGTGTGCATCGATGTCGACGTAGTCGCCTCCGAGAGACGAGACGGCGTCGACTATGAAGTAGGTGTCAGGGTACTCGTCGACGACGTCGCCTATCTCCTCTATCGGGTTACGGACTCCCGTAGAGCTCTCGTTCATCACACACGTGACTGCGTCGTACTCCTTGTCGCTCGTTTCGAGTGCCTCGCGGACGTCTTCGGGCTTGACAGCCTGACCCCAGTCGTACTCCAGGGTGTCGACGTTCTTCCCGAGACGCTCAGCGACGTTCGCCTGTCTCTCGCTGAAGCTACCACACGTCGTACACAGGACGTCGTCGTCGACTAAGTTGAGTACTGAGCTCTCCATGAACTCCGTACCTGATCCCGTGAGAATTATGACGTTGTGTTCGGTGCCGAGGAACTCCTTCGTGTCCTCGACTATCGTCGTGTAAAGGTCGGTCATACGATCCATACGGTGACCGAACATCGGCTGACACATCTCTTCGATTACGTCTTCACGTACCTCGGTCGGTCCCGGTATGTACAGCGTCTTATTGGGGTAGTCGTCCTTGTATTCGCGTTTCTGAGTCACGTAATCCACCTAGTAGGGTAGAGTCTGTAACGCTGCGACATGGTACTTTTGATTCAGATAGGGTCTTAGACTTAGTCTTCGAGTATCTTCTTCGTCTTCGAATGCCTGTACCTGAAAAAGCCCTTAAGCTGGAGCTTCACGAACGAGTTGGGTATCTTCCCCGACTCGTACTCGACGGTGTCCCTCATTACTGTTCCGCCGTCGGATCTCTCGAAGCCGTGTGTGTGTCTCCATCTCTCGAAGGGCCCACGTTCCATCTCGTCGACGAAGACGGCTCTTCCCTCGTCGAAGTCGGACTCGCGCTCGACTATTGTCGAAGTCCAAGAGACTCGTAGGAGACCTAACGGCTTGACCGAGAGACGGATCTCCGAGCCTTCTGTGAGTTCGTCGGCGTCACCGTTCTCGACTTCGAGAAGACGGAGGTTCATCCAGCCGGGTGTCAGACTTTTGAGACCCTCGACTCCTGAGTGGAACTCCCAGACATCTTCGAGGGGCGCGTCGATGTATGTCTCGGACTCGAACTCCATACACGACATACGGCTTCGAGAGGTATTAGATTGGGTGGTGGGAAACACGATAGGAGAGAGACAGATGGATCTTGGAAAGCTTTACTTCAGCGCGCTCACAGAAACACGTAGATGGGCAGACCCACAGTACACATCATACCGGTTGGGTTCGACTACGACCGTCTCATAGCTCCGCTTATAAGGGACAAGCTCGACGTCGACCGCGTAATTCTCCTACAGGGGTCGGTCGGGAGCGAGGAGAACGTCGAGTACTCGAAGAAGGTCGCGGCGAAGCTTGAGGAGGACTTCGAGTCGCTCCTTGACGCCGAGACTGAACGCGTGACACTCGAAAACGTATACGACTACCAGAAGATATTCGCCCGTGCCTACGGTCTGATACTCGACGAGTTCACGTCGGGAAGGGAGGTCTATGTCAACGTAAGCGCGATGCCACGTACTGTCTCTTTCGGGTTCACGACTGCGGCACACGCCGTCATAGTCGAGGAGGACGAGGCTAGAGAGCACATACACACCTACTACACCGCCCCCGAGAAGTACCTCGAAACAGATCTCGCCGAGGAGCTTCAGGAGATGGTTCATCTCCTCAGACGTCTCAAGAACGAGGGTCTAACAGACAGCGTCGAGTCGGATCTCGACGAGAGGTTCGCGGAGGCGAATGACCTACTCGACGAGTTCGACGAGCGCGGTACCACGGTCGGAGCGAAGAGCTTCGACGGCTCACACATAATAGAGATACCCGTCGCTCCTCTGAGCAAGATAAAGCCGTTCGAACGCGTCATACTCTTCAAGCTACACGAGGAGGGAGTCGTCAAGTCGGTTAGCGAACTCGCCGACCATCTCGCCGACGACCTCGACGAGGAGTACACCGACTCGTTCCGGTCGAAGGTTATCTACAACACTCGGTCTCTGCGCGAGAAGGGCTACATACTACAGGAGGAGTCGGGGAAGAGCCACGAGACGCGTCTGTCGAGACTCGGTGAGCTATGGGTCGAGTCACACAGACAGACTCCTCTCGACAAGGAGATGACAAAGAAATAAACGTCTACTCGAACGAGTTGGAAGTATGATAGAACACGAGAAGAGAGGCGACGCTTTCTGGATAACCATAGACCGTCCCGAGAAGATGAACTCGCTCGACCTCGAAGACTGGGAAGGTATCTCGGACGGGCTCGAAAAAGCGGAGGAAGAGGCAAGGGTCGCAGTCATAACAGGTGTGAACGACGTCTTCTGTGCGGGCGACGACATACAGGTTCTCGATGACCTCGACGACGCCGACGACGTCGAGAAGCTCGGCGAGATGCTCTTCGACGTTCTTCAGGGAATAGAGGAGACAGGAGTGCCTGTGATAGCCGCTGTCAACGGACTCGCATACGGTGGCGGATTCGAGATAGTCGCGGCGTGTGACCTCGCAGTCGCGGCTCAGGGTGCTTCGTTCGCGCTCCCCGAGACACGTATAGGCGCGTATCCGCCCTACGCCGTCGAGAGGGTCGCCGAGATGGCGGGACGTAAGAGAACGATGGAGATGATACTCACGGGTGAGTCGATAGACGCCGAGACCGCCCTCGACTGGGGACTCGTCAACCGCGTGGTTCAGAAAGACGAGATAGACGAGACTGTCGACGAGTTCGTCGAGGCGATCTGTATGTCGCCCAAACGTTCGACTAAGATCGCTAAGAAGTACGCCAACCAGCGGATCTCCGAGACGGGAGAAAAGGAGAGGATGCTCGGAGGCTTCGCACATCTGTTCATGTCGGAGGAGTCACAGGAAGGCGTCAGAGCCTTTGTGGAGGACAGGGAGCCGTCGTACAGGAAGTAGCGATCGGCGTCCTTCGTGGGAAATAAGATTTCGGAGTTCGACGTCGAAGCATGGAACTCAAAGACTCGTCGGTTCTCGTAACTGGTGGGGCGGGATTCATAGGAAGCCATCTGATCGAACGTCTCGATCCGTCGAACCACGTCGAGGTCATCGACAGCCTGAGTTCGGGGAACGCCGACTACCTCCCCGACGAGGTCAAGATACACGAGGTCGACCTACTTGACACAGACGCCGTCTCCGAGGTCATGAAGTCTGACTACGACATCGTGTTTCACTTAGCCGCTAATCCTGACGTCCAGAGCGGTGCTGATAATCTACGTCTCGATCTGGAGCAAAACACGGTCGCGACTAACAACCTCCTTGAGTCGATGAAGGCAAACGGCGTCGACAAGATAGCGTTCACGTCGACGTCGACGGTATACGGCGAGGACGTTCCGATGCCGACTCCCGAGACGTACGGTCCTCTGAAGCCCATCTCGCTCTACGGAGCCTCGAAGCTGGGATGTGAGGGACTGTGTACGGCTTACGAGGGTAGCTTCGGATTCGACACGTGGATATTCAGGTTCGCTAACATAGTGGGTGAGAGAGGACACGGAGTAGTCCCCGACTTCATAGAGAAGCTGGAGAACGATCCCGAGAGACTCGAAATACTCGGTGACGGCAGACAGAGGAAGTCGTACCTACACGTCTCCGACTGCGTAGACGCGATGGTACACGCGGTCGAGAACGCCGACGGTACTGTCTACAACATCGGAAGCCGTGACACCGTCTCTGTCACAGAGATCGCAGAGATAGTTAGTGAGGAGATGGGTCTCGATCCCGATTTCGAGTACACGGGTGGACGACGCGGCTGGACGGGCGACGTCCCCGAGATGAGACTTTCTGTCGAGAAGCTAATGGATACGGGATGGCAGCCCCAACACGACAGCGAGGAAAGCGTCAGAAGAGCCACGCGAGAGATGTCTAGCCCCTGAGTCGTTCCTGTATTCCGACCTTGAGTACCGACTTGGCTATCTCAGCACCTCCTGAGAGGGGATCGAGCTTCGAGTCGCCCGCCCTCTCACGGTACTCTATGGGTATCTCACGCACATTGTAGTCTCTCATAACGGGTCTCATCAGAAGCTCGGCGGAGAGACCCGTGTTCTCTGTCCAGTCCACCGACTCGACGACCTCACGTCTGTAGGCACGCATTCCCGTGGTGGTGTCGTGGACACGTCTTCCCATGAGGACTGTCGCTGTCAGTGCGAAGACGACGTTTCCGAGACGGTTCATCGACGGCATCGCGTCGGCACCGTGGTAGAGCCTGTCGCCGCTCACGACGTCGTATCCCGAGTTTATGGCTTCGAGAAACTCGGGTAGCTGTTCCATCGGGTAGGTGTCGTCACAGTCGGTCGTGACTATCACCTCCCTGTCGGGTGTGAGAACAGCCTCACGTACTGCGACCCCGTAGCCCTGAGGCTCCTGTTCTATCACCCTCGCCCCCATCTCCCTCGCTATCTCCGGGGTCGCGTCGGAGGAGCCGTCGACACAGACCACCTCGGCTTTACCGTCGGTGACCTCATGAATGTCGTCGAGAACCTTTCCGACAGCTTCCTCCTCGTTGTAAGTCCCCATTACGACGCTGACGTCTGTGAAGTCGTATCCGTCGTGGCTTTGGCTCGCTGTCTCGTCGTGTGTCTGAGTCTGAGTCTGAGTCGTGAGTGTCTGAGACGACATCTGTGTAGTCGTAGATGTGTCCCCGCCTACTTAACTTCTTAGGTTAACCTAAAAATCAGAGGTACTCGTCTATGTTGTCGGCAGCCTTGAGCGAGAGGGCGGCTATCGTGAGAGTCGGGTTCATCGCGCCGCTCGTGACGAAGACGCTACTCCCGGCTATCCAGAGGTTGTCGAGGTCGTGTGTCCTCATACGCGGATTCACGACCGACTCGTCGGGGTCGGTTCCCATCCGTGTGGTTCCCATGTGGTGGTAAGCCGGACCCGTGTTCTCGGGACTGACCTGCCACGTCACCTCGGCTCCCATCTCGGAGAGTATCGCCTCCTGTACCGTGTTCGCACGGCGTATAGAACGTCTCGTGACCTCGTCTATCTCCCAGTTTATCTCGGGGACAGGATTGCCGTTGTGGTCGGTCTTCGAGGAGTCGAGTCCGACGTAGTTTTTCTTCCGGGGTCTCTGACCCACGAGACCGCCGACACCGATCGAGTTTCCGTACGAGTCCCTGAGATCCGAGAGGAGTGAGTCGCCCCAGTCGTCGGAGCTGAGCGCAGTCTCGACTGGGGAGGGTCCTGCGTAGTTGAGGAACTCGATCTTTATCGGAGTGAGAGACGACCTGTCTACGTCGGCGGGAGGGACGCCCTCGGTCGGCTTAGCGGGTCTGTCGTAGAACTCGTGGCTCTCGCTCGTGAGGAAGCCGACGTGGTTCTGGCGCGTCCTCTCGTCGAGTACGCCTCCCGTTCCCGCGAAGAGATGCTCCATGAAGTAACGTCCGACAGCGCCGCTGGAGTTACCGAGTCCGTCGGGGTACTCCTCCGACTTCGAGAGGAGAAGGAGACGCGGGTTCTCGATTCCCCCACACGCGACCACGAAGACACGTGCCTCCTGTCTGTGTCTCTCACCGTCAGGGGTGACATAGACGACTGACTCGACTGAGTCGCCCGTGCGGTCGTGTTCGAGACGGACTGCGGTCGATCTGTCTATCACGCGCGCACCCTCCTCCTCCGCCTTTCTTACGTCACGGGTCGCGTCGTACTTGGCTCCCGAGGGACAGACGGGGTCACAGGTGCCGTATCCGACACACGCTGGCTCGCCGTCGTATGACTCGGAGTTACGCGCGTTCGGAACTCGATGTACTCTGATACCGAGTTCGTCACACGCCTTCTCGAAGAGGGAGTCGGAGTAAGACGGTTCGAAGCCCGGTAGGGGATACTCGTCGTCTCTGGGGGGTGCAAAGGGGTTGTCGTCGCTCCCCGAGACCCCTAACCGTCTCTCCGCCTCGGCGTAGTAAGGCTTGAGGTCGTCGTAGCTCAGGGGCCAGTCCCTCGCGACTCCGTGTCTCGTCCGTGTCTCGAAGTCGGACTCGTGGAGACGCATCACCATCCCCTGCCAGTGAAGAGTCGATCCCCCGACAGCCTTGACACGTGTCGCGTTGAGAGGGTAAAAGAGGTCGCCCGACGAGGTATAGGCGTCACGTTCTCCTCCCATCTCCCAGACTGAGAGGTCGTCGTGTCCGGGTCTTATCGACCTCTCCATCCTCTCGTCCCTGTCTCGCGGGTCGAACCTCTTTCCGGCTTCGAGAACGACCGTCTCGTGTCCTCTCTCTGAGAGCTCGTGAGCTATCAGAGAGCCCGCAGGACCCGATCCTATTACACAGACATCGACCCTCTCCGACGGCGTCCTGTCGGTCTCCTCAGACATCTGGACCCCTCGTGTAACTCGATGTACCGCCCGGATGTCCCTGTGGGTTCTCAAGACCCACTAGTTCGCCTCCTGTAGGTGTGGTGTAGAGAGCGAAAAGTAGCTCGTTTACGACGTGGTACCTCACCGCCTCGACTCCTGATCCCTCGGGGTCTGGGTCAGCCGTCTCCGCGCCCATCGCCCTGAGAGCCTCGTCCCTCTCGTCGCGGCTAAGATCGGCGAACCGGTCGCCGTACCACGACTCAGCGTACTTGTCGAGATAGGCGACCGCATCAGAGAGACGTTCGGCACGGTCGGGCGAGTCATGTGCCCGGCTGAGAACGTACGAACTCACGAACTCCTCGGTCTCGTCGGCTTCGAGTTCGGAGGGATAGACAGTCTCGGCGGCGGCGACGAATACTTCGACCTCTTCGTCGGTGAGGGGTTTTGTCCCCTGATCGGACTCCTCGGACTCCTCGACAGCGACTAAAGCCGCGCCTCCGACGCCGACGGCAGCGAGCGCAGCCATCAGGTCACGTCTCGTGAGCCTCATACTCCCCCCTCGGTTTCGGCGTGAAGGTCGGTTCTGACAAAGACGCCTTCGGGAGACGACTCGGGGATGTAGGCTCCACCGTAGCCGTCACACAGACGTACGTCGTCACAGTACTTCTTCCGGGGTGTGAGTCCACGTACTCCCGTCGCAGACTCGACAGGGAGTGAGAGACGGTACTCGAAGCTGTTCCCGAAGCCCTGGTCTACGAAGACTACGACTTCGACGGTCGAGGAGTCTCCGAGACGAACAGAGACGTTTTGAGTTGAACCAGAGCCCGAGACAGACCTAAGACGAACCTTGTCCCGTGTCACGCCGAGACTCAGATTCACTGACTCCGACCCTGAGGCGTCGGGGAAGGTCACGAACTCGGTTCCCTCGTCGGTCGTGACGGTCGCTGTGATCTCGTCGTCTTCATCGGGGTCAGGAATCCCGAGAGTAGCGTCGAGGCTGAGACGGCTGCCCTCAACGTGTTCGATCTCTTCGAGACGTGCTGTCTCGGGAGAGCCGTCGGCGGGCGACCAGACGCCGCGGTACGAGTACCTGTAGAGAGTCCTGTCGGGATACTCGTCGACAACATCGAAGGGTCTGTCGTCGATGACATAGATGGCGTCGCCGTCGTAGTCGGGACTGTTCCGGAGGTACTGGAAGGGATGAGCCAGCCAGTTGCCGTACGGGTCAGGAAGAAACACGACCGCGTTCTCGAAAGACGTCTCCTCGAAGGGCTCGTAGACATCGGAGTAGGTTCGTGTAACCTCGGCGTTCCGGGTGATCTTCTCCTCCGCCTCGACGGCTGTGACGCCACCGAAGACCGCCGCTGACAGAATCACGACTGCTGTGACGCCTCGTGTGCTCACGCCTGTCCTGAGACGTCTGTAGAGAGCCACCGCACCCGCCGACGCGAACGCCGCGGTCGGAACCAGGAGGTCGAAATGGTAGTAGGGTCCGAAGAACGAGACCAAGCCGTCGCCCGCGGCGTCGAGGTCTCCGAGTATGTTGAAGTTGCCCCAGAAGTAGAGGTTTCCAGCGATCACCGAGACGAAGATGCCTGCGACGGTCGCCTTACGTCGGTCGATCCCGTCATCGAAGGCAACGAGTAGACCGACTACTGCGAGGAGACCTCCTAAGACGCCGCCCGCAATCCAGTCGGTGAAGAAGAGCCTCACAGCCTCGTAGTTCGACCTGAGGGCGAGTTCGGGCGTGTATACTATCTCGTGGCTGAGTATACGCCGTCTCCCGAATCCGATCCCGTCGAGCGGAGCGAACTCAAGGTAGGGAAATCCGAGAGGCGATCCCGTCATAACGGCGTTGTAGGCGACCGTGGCGGCGACTCCCGAGAGTCCGAGGACGGCGGTGGCTGTCTGCCTCGGGACTGCGACCCGCGGCTCGTCATAGACTGTGTAGACGGCGTGGGCTATGAAGGGGGCTGCGAACAGAACCGCTGTGTAGGGACGTGCGAAGAAAGACAGACCGACTCCGACGCCGGCTAACGAAGCCCATCTGAGGTCGTTGAGACGGTCGGCTCGGAGGTACGAGTAGGCGAATACGAGGTTAAGGAGGGTCGTCGGCGCGTAAGGCAGGAAGACAGACGCGTCGACGATAAAGAGGGGTGAGGCACCGACGAAGACTGCCGCGAGGACTCCTGTTACGGAGTCGAACGCCTCACGTACCGTCGCAGAGACAAGTACGAGGACTCCGACCGAGACACCGATGAGTGAGAGACGGTATCCGCCGAGTAGCTCTCCGAGACCGAAGATTACCGCCGGGACAGGCGAGTACTTGGGGTAGAGACCGTCGTCGCCTTCGACGAAGAACCACGGTCGGAAGACACCGTCGACAGGTGGTTTAAGTCTCAGATTTCCGTCGAGGAGCATCGAAGCGTGGTGGAGATAGACCCCTTCGTCGTGGTTGAGAGAGTGGTATGCGAAGACGTCGGTAGAGACGGTCCAGACTACAATGCCCCCGATGACGGCGACTAAGGCTGTGAGAAGGGTTTGACGTTCTACCTCCACTGTCTCACCTCTTCTGTGTCTCAGGTGTCACTCTCGCCCCCCTCCTGTGATATTATTACGACCATCGAGAGTCCCGAGACAGCGACTAGGACGAAGGCGGGGACGGCTGCCTGGCTGTAGAGTCCCGCTTCCTCGACCCGCCAGATGTAGGTCACGAGAGTGTCAAAGCCCATGGGTCGGAGTACGAGTGTCGCGGGGAGCTCCTTCATAGTCGTGAGGAAGACTAGTGCCGCTCCCGTGGCTATTCCGGGGAGTACAAGCGGGAGTGTTACCGATCTGAACGCCTCGAGACGCGAGCTTCCGAGTGTACGTGCCGCTTCGACTAGCTCGGTATCGACCTGTAACGTCGAGGCACGTACAGAGCCTATCGCCTGTGGTGTGAAACGGACGACGTAGGCGAAGACTAAGAGGGGTACCGTCTTGTAGAGCGACGGTAGGACGTCGAGGCTGAATCCCACGAGGGCGATAGCAAGGACGATACCTGGGGTTGCGTATCCGACATACGGAATCCGGTCGGCTACGAAAGCCAGCTTTGAGTCGGAGACCGCCGACCTGAGGGCTATCGGGAACGCGACTACGACCGAAGCAACGGCGGCTAAGAGGGATACATAGACCGAGTTCCAGCCGTACTCCCACGAGAACGGCATCGTACCCGTGGCGTAGCCGGGCTGGTTGGTGAAGAGCCACGACCCGAATATAACGATGGGAAGGAGGACAGCCGCAAGTCCCACCACAGCTGGGAAGACGGCGGCGGGATACTGCCATCTTCCGAGGAGGTTGAGGCTTCCGACTCCACGTCTCCCACGGCTCTCGTACGCCTTAGATTCGTCGACCCCTATACGTGATTCGATCATGAGTATGAGTGCGGTAATCCCGACGAGCTGGAGAGACAGGAGAGCGGCGTAGTCGCGCATGAATGTTCGGTAACGCGCATATATGAACTGGGTAAAGACCTCGACACGCATTATGTTCGGGGTTCCGAAGTCGGAGAGTGTGTAGAGAGCGACGAGGAGAGCACCCGCTGTTATTCCCGGGGTTATCTGGGGTAGTATGACACGTCTGAACGACTCCCATCTGCCACAGTTGAGGCTCCGCGCCGCCTCGAACAGCGACGCGTCGAGCGAGAGGAGAGACGCACGTGTCGTGAGAAAGACATACGGATAGGTGTAGAGTGTCAGGACCACCGCGGCACCTGCGAAGCCGTATATCTCGGGT is a window of Candidatus Afararchaeum irisae DNA encoding:
- a CDS encoding iron ABC transporter permease encodes the protein MNIERMIGMARERLPGDTTDALGTGMTLVGLVLALLLVFPLSWLFVGVLDLGAESLDLLTDSTTLEVLVRSVGLVAVVTGASVVIGVPLAVLTVQDVPLRRAWTVIAALPLAIPSYLGAFAVVSAFGPRGTLADVLAPLGVERVPEIYGFAGAAVVLTLYTYPYVFLTTRASLLSLDASLFEAARSLNCGRWESFRRVILPQITPGITAGALLVALYTLSDFGTPNIMRVEVFTQFIYARYRTFMRDYAALLSLQLVGITALILMIESRIGVDESKAYESRGRRGVGSLNLLGRWQYPAAVFPAVVGLAAVLLPIVIFGSWLFTNQPGYATGTMPFSWEYGWNSVYVSLLAAVASVVVAFPIALRSAVSDSKLAFVADRIPYVGYATPGIVLAIALVGFSLDVLPSLYKTVPLLVFAYVVRFTPQAIGSVRASTLQVDTELVEAARTLGSSRLEAFRSVTLPLVLPGIATGAALVFLTTMKELPATLVLRPMGFDTLVTYIWRVEEAGLYSQAAVPAFVLVAVSGLSMVVIISQEGGESDT
- a CDS encoding dolichyl-phosphate hexose transferase, producing MSSQTLTTQTQTQTHDETASQSHDGYDFTDVSVVMGTYNEEEAVGKVLDDIHEVTDGKAEVVCVDGSSDATPEIAREMGARVIEQEPQGYGVAVREAVLTPDREVIVTTDCDDTYPMEQLPEFLEAINSGYDVVSGDRLYHGADAMPSMNRLGNVVFALTATVLMGRRVHDTTTGMRAYRREVVESVDWTENTGLSAELLMRPVMRDYNVREIPIEYRERAGDSKLDPLSGGAEIAKSVLKVGIQERLRG
- a CDS encoding GMC family oxidoreductase; amino-acid sequence: MSEETDRTPSERVDVCVIGSGPAGSLIAHELSERGHETVVLEAGKRFDPRDRDERMERSIRPGHDDLSVWEMGGERDAYTSSGDLFYPLNATRVKAVGGSTLHWQGMVMRLHESDFETRTRHGVARDWPLSYDDLKPYYAEAERRLGVSGSDDNPFAPPRDDEYPLPGFEPSYSDSLFEKACDELGIRVHRVPNARNSESYDGEPACVGYGTCDPVCPSGAKYDATRDVRKAEEEGARVIDRSTAVRLEHDRTGDSVESVVYVTPDGERHRQEARVFVVACGGIENPRLLLLSKSEEYPDGLGNSSGAVGRYFMEHLFAGTGGVLDERTRQNHVGFLTSESHEFYDRPAKPTEGVPPADVDRSSLTPIKIEFLNYAGPSPVETALSSDDWGDSLLSDLRDSYGNSIGVGGLVGQRPRKKNYVGLDSSKTDHNGNPVPEINWEIDEVTRRSIRRANTVQEAILSEMGAEVTWQVSPENTGPAYHHMGTTRMGTDPDESVVNPRMRTHDLDNLWIAGSSVFVTSGAMNPTLTIAALSLKAADNIDEYL
- a CDS encoding glycosyltransferase family 39 protein, which gives rise to MEVERQTLLTALVAVIGGIVVWTVSTDVFAYHSLNHDEGVYLHHASMLLDGNLRLKPPVDGVFRPWFFVEGDDGLYPKYSPVPAVIFGLGELLGGYRLSLIGVSVGVLVLVSATVREAFDSVTGVLAAVFVGASPLFIVDASVFLPYAPTTLLNLVFAYSYLRADRLNDLRWASLAGVGVGLSFFARPYTAVLFAAPFIAHAVYTVYDEPRVAVPRQTATAVLGLSGVAATVAYNAVMTGSPLGFPYLEFAPLDGIGFGRRRILSHEIVYTPELALRSNYEAVRLFFTDWIAGGVLGGLLAVVGLLVAFDDGIDRRKATVAGIFVSVIAGNLYFWGNFNILGDLDAAGDGLVSFFGPYYHFDLLVPTAAFASAGAVALYRRLRTGVSTRGVTAVVILSAAVFGGVTAVEAEEKITRNAEVTRTYSDVYEPFEETSFENAVVFLPDPYGNWLAHPFQYLRNSPDYDGDAIYVIDDRPFDVVDEYPDRTLYRYSYRGVWSPADGSPETARLEEIEHVEGSRLSLDATLGIPDPDEDDEITATVTTDEGTEFVTFPDASGSESVNLSLGVTRDKVRLRSVSGSGSTQNVSVRLGDSSTVEVVVFVDQGFGNSFEYRLSLPVESATGVRGLTPRKKYCDDVRLCDGYGGAYIPESSPEGVFVRTDLHAETEGGV
- a CDS encoding gluconate 2-dehydrogenase subunit 3 family protein, encoding MRLTRRDLMAALAAVGVGGAALVAVEESEESDQGTKPLTDEEVEVFVAAAETVYPSELEADETEEFVSSYVLSRAHDSPDRAERLSDAVAYLDKYAESWYGDRFADLSRDERDEALRAMGAETADPDPEGSGVEAVRYHVVNELLFALYTTPTGGELVGLENPQGHPGGTSSYTRGPDV